From the genome of Notolabrus celidotus isolate fNotCel1 chromosome 5, fNotCel1.pri, whole genome shotgun sequence, one region includes:
- the cfap298 gene encoding cilia- and flagella-associated protein 298 — translation MVQLHVKRGDESQFLFHTTVDSPLETVIQQITDIYNGRLKVERICSEIPELADHGITLPPNMQGLTDDQIVDLKLKDEWEDKCVPSGGPVFKEDEVGRRNGHAPNDKMKEVLMRTVEEAKALVSKKQVQANVCVTLEMIKEALDQLRGAVMIVYPMGLPPHDPIKMEFEEREDLTGTQASLQVITEDECQLWWAAKEMQRGKKLQDYIGKNEKTKLVVKIQRKGHGAPAREPLITDEQQKQMMMHHYRRQEELKKLEEADDDSHLDSKWSDRQALKKQFQGLTNIKWGPR, via the exons ATGGTTCAGCTGCACGTGAAGCGTGGGGATGAAAGCCAATTTCTTTTCCACACCACTGTGGACTCTCCACTGGAGACTGTGATCCAGCAGATTACAGACATTTACAACGGGAGACTCAAAGTGGAAAGGATATGTTCAG AGATCCCAGAGCTTGCAGACCACGGCATCACTCTGCCACCCAACATGCAGGGGCTAACAGACGATCAGATTGTGGACCTGAAGCTGAAGGATGAATGGGAAGACAAGTGCGTGCCCAGTGGAGGGCCAGTATTTAAGGAGGATGAGGTCGGGAGGAGGAATGGACATG CTCCAAATGATAAAATGAAAGAGGTTTTGATGAGAACAGTAGAAGAGGCAAAGGCTCTAGTCTCCAAA aAACAAGTCCAAGCCAACGTTTGTGTCACTCTGGAGATGATTAAAGAAGCTCTGGATCAGCTAAGAGGTGCAGTTATGATTGTGTACCCCATGGGTTTGCCTCCTCATGACCCTATAAAGATGGAGTTTGAGGAGCGGGAAGACCTTACAGGAACACAG GCTTCTCTGCAGGTGATCACAGAGGACGAGTGCCAGCTCTGGTGGGCTGCCAAGGAGAtgcagagggggaaaaaactgCAGGACTATATCGGCAAAAATGAAAAGACTAAGCTTGTGGTGAAAATCCAAAGG AAAGGACATGGGGCACCAGCGAGGGAGCCTTTGATCACTGATgagcagcagaaacagatgATGATGCATCACtacaggaggcaggaggagctCAAG AAACTGGAGGAGGCAGATGATGATAGCCACCTGGATTCAaagtggtcagacagacaggccctgaaaaaacagtttcaagGCCTCACAAACATCAAATGGGGGCCAAGATAA
- the eva1c gene encoding protein eva-1 homolog C isoform X1, which yields MRVMSRTRPYPGLDWSQSLFYLTLLLWTRRMSGLADFSMPFGVTDYLSRIITSHSAQACDGQPLRLHCPRHSTISIQTAFYGSGGARPCRADPPHRAHNHSCSAFTALQKLLSECQSHRDCQLPVNHLLFGKDPCPGTTKYLHVDYKCKPTEHKRHVVCEGETMVLRCKTPKVLIIYAAVYGRSLGQTDTCPSHRTRPPPFECLNHEAVHLVSKSCYSKQKCTVAVSNQTFRDPCFPGTRKYLSVVYSCVPQTLLREADPHIFTSTTSPAADTEKAPPADLEEPLLKGSRKPENSGAMMSNSLLTYAYIKEHPEMAALLFTSSVCIGLLLTLLAVSVRVTCRRSRLTDYRLTAKSSNKTANCQKEDDEDDDEDIDDDDDDDDDDDDDDDDDVEEGTESSLISVAERKAIEDWEEVTYVSEAADRAERIERREMIIQEIWMNSYLNDSSC from the exons TGCCTTTTGGTGTGACAGACTACCTGTCCAGGATCATCACCAGCCACTCTGCCCAGGCTTGTGACGGGCAGCCTCTGCGACTCCACTGTCCACGCCACTCCACCATCTCCATCCAGACGGCGTTTTACGGGAGCGGCGGGGCGCGGCCGTGCAGAGCAGACCCTCCGCACAGAGCccacaaccacagctgctctgcTTTTACTGCTCTACAG AAGCTGCTGTCAGAGTGTCAAAGCCATAGAGACTGTCAGCTGCCTGTCAACCACCTGCTGTTCGGGAAGGACCCCTGCCCTGGCACAACCAAATACCTCCATGTGGACTACAAGTGTAAACCGA CTGAACACAAAAGACATGtggtgtgtgagggagagaccATGGTCCTGCGCTGTAAGACCCCCAAGGTTCTGATCATCTATGCAGCTGTCTATGGGAGAAGTCTGGGTCAGACCGACACCTGCCCCTCACACCGGACAAGACCACCCCCATTTG AGTGCCTGAACCACGAGGCTGTACACTTGGTGTCCAAGTCCTGCTACAGCAAACAGAAGTGTACTGTTGCTGTCAGCAACCAGACCTTTAGGGACCCCTGCTTTCCAGGAACCAGGAAGTATCTCAGCGTGGTCTATTCTTGCG TGCCACAGACTTTACTGAGGGAGGCAGACCCCCACATATTCACCTCCACCACatcacctgctgcagacacagaaaaaG CTCCTCCAGCAGATCTGGAAGAGCCTCTCTTAAAAGGGTCAAGGAAGCCAGAAAATTCAGGAGCTATGATGAGCAACTCTCTCCTGACATACGCCTACATCAAAG AGCATCCAGAAATGGCCGCGCTGCTCTTTACCTCCAGCGTGTGTATCGGTCTCCTGCTCACGCTGCTGGCTGTGTCTGTCCGTGTGACCTGCAGAAGGAGCAGGCTCACAGATTACAGACTCACAGCCAAGTCTAGTAACAAGACTGCAAACTGTCAGaaggaggatgatgaggatgatgatgaggacatagatgatgatgatgatgatgatgatgatgatgatgatgatgatgatgatgatgttgaagaGGGGACAGAAAGCTCTTTGATCTCAGTGGCAGAGAGGAAGGCGATAGAAGACTGGGAGGAAGTGACATATGTGAGCGAGGCAGCTGATCGTGCAGAGAGGATTGAGCGCAGAGAGATGATCATACAGGAGATATGGATGAATTCATATCTGAACGACAGCTCCTGTTAA
- the eva1c gene encoding protein eva-1 homolog C isoform X2, whose protein sequence is MRVMSRTRPYPGLDWSQSLFYLTLLLWTRRMSGLADFSNYLSRIITSHSAQACDGQPLRLHCPRHSTISIQTAFYGSGGARPCRADPPHRAHNHSCSAFTALQKLLSECQSHRDCQLPVNHLLFGKDPCPGTTKYLHVDYKCKPTEHKRHVVCEGETMVLRCKTPKVLIIYAAVYGRSLGQTDTCPSHRTRPPPFECLNHEAVHLVSKSCYSKQKCTVAVSNQTFRDPCFPGTRKYLSVVYSCVPQTLLREADPHIFTSTTSPAADTEKAPPADLEEPLLKGSRKPENSGAMMSNSLLTYAYIKEHPEMAALLFTSSVCIGLLLTLLAVSVRVTCRRSRLTDYRLTAKSSNKTANCQKEDDEDDDEDIDDDDDDDDDDDDDDDDDVEEGTESSLISVAERKAIEDWEEVTYVSEAADRAERIERREMIIQEIWMNSYLNDSSC, encoded by the exons ACTACCTGTCCAGGATCATCACCAGCCACTCTGCCCAGGCTTGTGACGGGCAGCCTCTGCGACTCCACTGTCCACGCCACTCCACCATCTCCATCCAGACGGCGTTTTACGGGAGCGGCGGGGCGCGGCCGTGCAGAGCAGACCCTCCGCACAGAGCccacaaccacagctgctctgcTTTTACTGCTCTACAG AAGCTGCTGTCAGAGTGTCAAAGCCATAGAGACTGTCAGCTGCCTGTCAACCACCTGCTGTTCGGGAAGGACCCCTGCCCTGGCACAACCAAATACCTCCATGTGGACTACAAGTGTAAACCGA CTGAACACAAAAGACATGtggtgtgtgagggagagaccATGGTCCTGCGCTGTAAGACCCCCAAGGTTCTGATCATCTATGCAGCTGTCTATGGGAGAAGTCTGGGTCAGACCGACACCTGCCCCTCACACCGGACAAGACCACCCCCATTTG AGTGCCTGAACCACGAGGCTGTACACTTGGTGTCCAAGTCCTGCTACAGCAAACAGAAGTGTACTGTTGCTGTCAGCAACCAGACCTTTAGGGACCCCTGCTTTCCAGGAACCAGGAAGTATCTCAGCGTGGTCTATTCTTGCG TGCCACAGACTTTACTGAGGGAGGCAGACCCCCACATATTCACCTCCACCACatcacctgctgcagacacagaaaaaG CTCCTCCAGCAGATCTGGAAGAGCCTCTCTTAAAAGGGTCAAGGAAGCCAGAAAATTCAGGAGCTATGATGAGCAACTCTCTCCTGACATACGCCTACATCAAAG AGCATCCAGAAATGGCCGCGCTGCTCTTTACCTCCAGCGTGTGTATCGGTCTCCTGCTCACGCTGCTGGCTGTGTCTGTCCGTGTGACCTGCAGAAGGAGCAGGCTCACAGATTACAGACTCACAGCCAAGTCTAGTAACAAGACTGCAAACTGTCAGaaggaggatgatgaggatgatgatgaggacatagatgatgatgatgatgatgatgatgatgatgatgatgatgatgatgatgatgttgaagaGGGGACAGAAAGCTCTTTGATCTCAGTGGCAGAGAGGAAGGCGATAGAAGACTGGGAGGAAGTGACATATGTGAGCGAGGCAGCTGATCGTGCAGAGAGGATTGAGCGCAGAGAGATGATCATACAGGAGATATGGATGAATTCATATCTGAACGACAGCTCCTGTTAA